One Thermoanaerobaculales bacterium DNA window includes the following coding sequences:
- a CDS encoding thiolase family protein, translating into MKRKVVIVGAVRTPIGALGGGLASLQAESLATHAIRELLAATRVDPAAIEYTCMGWVMQDPRCPNLAKNAAELAGIPGTTPGTTFQENCASSGAAVHSLTRRILLDEVGLGVAGGVESMSSVPRYLFSGRVKNQLYGDMALVDGLFGALTDAHVGGGELMGLLTERLVKKYGLSRQEQDEVALRSHQAAIAAWDEGAFAGYVVPIEIPQRRGQPLVVARDEGPKPMTMDQLAAAKPYFMPDGGTITAANASTLNDGAAVVLLASEERAAELGLTPLAELQAYHNVGVPRELMGEGAFKVIPPLLERAGIAIRDVDLFEINEAFGAVLAAAYHFLPELDPARTNQWGSGISLGHPVGATAARQIVDMVHQLPRRQATLGVTSRCVGGGMGSGEVLRRM; encoded by the coding sequence ATGAAGCGGAAGGTGGTGATCGTCGGAGCGGTTCGAACTCCAATCGGTGCCCTCGGCGGTGGCCTGGCGTCGCTGCAGGCCGAGTCCCTGGCCACCCACGCCATCCGGGAGCTGCTGGCCGCCACCCGAGTCGATCCGGCGGCCATCGAGTACACCTGCATGGGCTGGGTGATGCAGGACCCGCGGTGCCCCAACCTCGCCAAGAACGCGGCCGAGCTGGCCGGCATCCCGGGCACCACGCCCGGCACCACGTTTCAGGAGAACTGCGCCTCGAGCGGCGCGGCCGTCCACAGCCTGACCCGCCGCATCCTGCTCGACGAGGTCGGCCTCGGCGTGGCTGGCGGCGTGGAGTCCATGAGCAGCGTCCCGCGCTACCTCTTCAGCGGCCGCGTGAAGAACCAGCTCTACGGCGACATGGCCCTGGTCGACGGCCTGTTCGGGGCACTCACCGACGCCCACGTGGGCGGCGGCGAGCTCATGGGGCTGCTCACCGAGCGCCTGGTCAAGAAGTACGGGCTCAGCCGGCAGGAGCAGGACGAGGTCGCCCTGCGCAGCCATCAGGCCGCGATCGCGGCCTGGGACGAGGGCGCCTTTGCCGGCTACGTCGTCCCGATCGAGATTCCCCAGCGCCGCGGCCAGCCCCTGGTCGTCGCTCGCGACGAGGGCCCCAAGCCGATGACGATGGACCAGCTGGCGGCAGCCAAGCCCTACTTCATGCCCGACGGAGGCACCATTACCGCGGCCAACGCCTCGACTCTCAATGACGGCGCGGCGGTGGTACTTCTCGCCAGCGAAGAGCGGGCCGCCGAGCTCGGCCTCACTCCCCTCGCAGAGCTCCAGGCCTACCACAACGTCGGCGTGCCGCGCGAGCTCATGGGCGAGGGCGCCTTCAAGGTCATCCCCCCGCTGCTCGAGCGCGCCGGGATCGCGATCCGCGACGTCGACCTGTTCGAGATCAACGAGGCATTCGGCGCGGTGCTCGCCGCGGCCTACCACTTCCTCCCCGAGCTCGACCCTGCCCGGACCAACCAGTGGGGCAGCGGCATCTCTCTCGGGCATCCCGTGGGCGCCACCGCGGCTCGCCAGATCGTCGACATGGTCCACCAGCTGCCCCGACGGCAGGCGACGCTCGGCGTCACCAGCCGCTGCGTCGGCGGCGGCATGGGCAGCGGCGAGGTCCTGCGCCGGATGTAG
- a CDS encoding SMP-30/gluconolactonase/LRE family protein codes for MNDHVMRLAIGISTLVISVVDVAAARVGPAAPPSAPTHSGESRNLVPLVGTEGVPTVVAEKWLVVTEQPHGIEGLIFDGDGNLYLVVVGTGSVLKSAPPYKELTTVYGPSESRFSTVKIHKDGRLFLCDLGVQQGYQGDSTGRIISMRPDGSGMEVIVPAGSYTPDDMVFDDKGGFYFTDFKDYTDAINAANGAVYYASPDFRTITPVLKNLASPNGIALSRSGKTLWVTETFSQQLHRLALGADGITLSLYGHMIPYRFSGFGGPDSAAIDDDDNVYVACFGGGKVMVFNMLGNLIGQVLIPGREDGFMLSSTTVAIVPGTNDLLIGAGDFAGRGAWIFKAKSFGKSWDGAFQFQK; via the coding sequence ATGAACGATCACGTCATGCGTCTCGCGATCGGGATATCGACGCTCGTCATCTCTGTCGTCGACGTGGCAGCCGCCCGGGTCGGACCTGCGGCACCACCCTCTGCACCGACACACTCGGGCGAGTCGAGGAACCTGGTCCCTCTGGTCGGGACAGAAGGCGTGCCGACAGTCGTTGCGGAGAAGTGGCTGGTGGTCACCGAACAACCCCACGGCATCGAAGGCTTGATCTTCGATGGTGACGGCAATCTCTACCTGGTCGTGGTGGGAACCGGCAGCGTCCTCAAATCGGCTCCCCCATACAAGGAGCTCACGACGGTCTACGGGCCGTCCGAGAGCCGATTCTCGACCGTCAAGATCCACAAGGACGGCAGGTTGTTCCTCTGCGATCTGGGCGTGCAGCAAGGGTACCAGGGGGACAGCACGGGCCGGATCATCTCCATGCGGCCCGACGGGTCCGGCATGGAGGTGATCGTTCCCGCCGGCAGCTACACACCTGATGACATGGTGTTCGACGACAAGGGCGGCTTCTACTTCACCGACTTCAAGGACTACACGGACGCCATCAACGCCGCGAACGGCGCAGTCTATTACGCGTCCCCGGACTTCAGGACGATCACCCCCGTCCTGAAGAACCTGGCCTCTCCCAATGGGATCGCGTTGAGCAGGAGCGGAAAGACCCTCTGGGTCACGGAGACGTTCAGTCAACAGCTGCACCGGCTTGCTCTCGGGGCCGATGGAATCACCCTCAGCCTCTACGGCCACATGATTCCCTATCGCTTCAGTGGCTTCGGCGGGCCCGACTCCGCGGCGATTGACGATGACGACAACGTCTACGTCGCATGCTTCGGCGGGGGAAAGGTCATGGTCTTCAACATGCTCGGCAATCTCATCGGACAGGTGCTGATACCGGGAAGGGAGGACGGATTCATGCTGTCGTCGACGACGGTTGCGATCGTTCCCGGGACCAATGACCTGCTGATCGGTGCCGGTGACTTCGCCGGTCGTGGCGCCTGGATATTCAAGGCAAAGTCCTTCGGCAAGTCCTGGGATGGTGCATTTCAGTTCCAGAAGTAG
- a CDS encoding SDR family NAD(P)-dependent oxidoreductase, translating to MRIRFDGRVAIVTGAGGGLGRCYALELARRGAKVVVNDLGGALDGTGGSPSMAQAVVDEIAAGGGEAVANHESVTDRAGAQRLVDQAVSRFGSLDILVNNAGILRDKSFAKMELDDFQKVVDVHLMGSVNVTKAAFPLMREKGYGRVVLTTSSTGLYGNFGQTNYGAAKLGLVGFMNTLKLEGAKYGIKVNAIAPTAATRMTDGLWPAGTDSALGPELVVPAVMYLCSDESPTGHIIEAGGTYFARVAIVEAAGVVLGPQATADDVAARYEEIADLSRARPFDSGSEVAATILKAVAEAGG from the coding sequence ATGAGGATTCGATTCGATGGACGGGTGGCGATCGTGACTGGTGCCGGCGGCGGGCTCGGACGCTGCTATGCCTTGGAGCTCGCACGGCGGGGGGCGAAGGTGGTGGTCAACGACCTCGGCGGGGCGCTCGACGGCACTGGCGGCTCCCCGAGCATGGCCCAGGCGGTCGTGGACGAGATCGCGGCCGGGGGCGGGGAGGCCGTGGCCAACCACGAGAGCGTGACGGATCGGGCCGGAGCCCAGAGGCTGGTGGACCAGGCCGTCAGCCGGTTCGGGTCGCTGGACATCCTCGTGAACAACGCCGGAATTCTGCGCGACAAGTCCTTCGCCAAGATGGAGCTGGACGACTTCCAGAAGGTGGTGGACGTCCACCTCATGGGCAGCGTCAACGTGACCAAGGCGGCATTCCCCCTGATGAGGGAGAAGGGATATGGCCGGGTCGTGCTCACCACGTCCTCCACCGGCCTCTACGGCAACTTCGGCCAGACCAACTACGGCGCGGCCAAGCTGGGCCTGGTGGGCTTCATGAACACCCTCAAGCTCGAAGGGGCGAAGTACGGCATCAAGGTCAACGCCATCGCGCCCACTGCGGCGACCCGGATGACCGATGGCCTGTGGCCTGCCGGAACCGACAGCGCGCTCGGCCCCGAGCTCGTGGTGCCGGCCGTCATGTACCTGTGCAGCGACGAGAGCCCCACCGGCCACATCATCGAGGCGGGAGGCACCTACTTTGCCCGGGTCGCGATCGTCGAGGCCGCAGGGGTCGTCCTCGGCCCGCAGGCGACTGCCGACGACGTGGCGGCGCGATACGAGGAGATCGCCGACCTCAGCCGCGCCCGGCCCTTCGACTCGGGCTCGGAGGTGGCCGCGACCATTCTGAAGGCCGTTGCCGAGGCCGGCGGCTGA
- a CDS encoding alpha/beta hydrolase → MTDAIPHTAPARVKANGIELVYDTFGEPDAPPMLLIMGLGCQMIDWKDGFCSLLAGRGFRVIRFDNRDVGQSTILEDAGHPRIADMVEAMQRGEGVEAPYVLSDLVADTIGLLDAIGVGKTHVVGLSMGGMIAQLMAAGFPDRVLTLTSIMSTTGEPGLPPSTPEAWACLTAPLETELGPFLRQYVVKWRVYAGPKYPIDPDAARDHAARVFARGIHGAGRDRQMAAILASGSRKEALARITCPALVIHGESDPVVRIESGRATAAVIAGAEFLSFEGMGHDLAKGLWPEVVDAIARHASRRALRQ, encoded by the coding sequence GTGACCGACGCGATTCCGCACACTGCCCCGGCGAGAGTCAAGGCCAACGGCATCGAGCTCGTGTACGACACCTTCGGCGAGCCGGATGCGCCGCCGATGCTCCTCATCATGGGCCTCGGCTGTCAGATGATCGACTGGAAGGACGGGTTCTGCTCGCTTCTCGCCGGCAGGGGGTTTCGCGTCATCCGGTTCGACAACCGGGACGTGGGCCAGTCGACAATCCTCGAGGATGCGGGCCACCCCAGGATCGCAGACATGGTCGAGGCCATGCAGCGAGGTGAGGGCGTCGAGGCGCCCTACGTGCTGTCGGACCTCGTGGCCGACACCATCGGCCTGCTCGACGCGATCGGCGTCGGCAAGACGCACGTCGTGGGCCTGTCCATGGGTGGCATGATTGCCCAGCTCATGGCCGCGGGCTTCCCGGACAGGGTGCTCACCCTGACCTCGATCATGTCGACCACCGGCGAACCGGGGCTGCCGCCGTCGACCCCGGAGGCATGGGCGTGTCTGACCGCTCCCCTGGAGACCGAGCTCGGCCCCTTCCTCCGGCAGTACGTCGTCAAATGGCGGGTCTACGCCGGTCCCAAGTATCCGATCGACCCCGACGCGGCTCGGGACCACGCCGCACGAGTCTTCGCGCGCGGCATCCACGGTGCCGGCCGCGACCGCCAGATGGCCGCGATCCTGGCGTCAGGCAGCCGCAAGGAAGCGCTCGCCAGGATCACCTGCCCGGCACTCGTGATCCACGGCGAGAGCGATCCCGTGGTGCGGATCGAGTCCGGCAGAGCGACCGCCGCCGTCATTGCGGGCGCCGAGTTCCTTTCCTTCGAAGGCATGGGGCACGACCTCGCCAAGGGGCTGTGGCCCGAGGTCGTCGACGCGATCGCCCGGCACGCCAGCCGGCGGGCGCTGCGGCAGTAG
- a CDS encoding MFS transporter, with the protein MASKLTPKASFYLGFLLILNVFNFAHRQMPISLGYQIENGLGISHAQLGLLIGFAFVALYSVAGMLFGTVADRWNRPRLIALGLSLWAAATVVSGLSQSFVQIALLRLLVGTGAAVLTPAALGMLADVYRPEKRAFAAGVYYGGIPLGAGLSLIVVALLEPVLGWRACFYVAGAAGLLLVPFMLLLKDPPRGGVEAAATSPTSHPPVAHRSTAEVLGEIVGVARRSPALVASVIGSVIVLWPISALTLGVTWLQLERGFTMRQAGLYSGVIFLVAGFLGNTVGGWLSDLCHRRWRGGRLWFLALVQLVIGPPALAWYVLPKDSVWFYVVWFVGSFAATGYFGPIFATVQDLVPARVRSTMVGVLLLLVNLFATGLAPWVAGAIGDATTLTRGLVICTLVGFLSVPFFVFAARRYATDIGRLGR; encoded by the coding sequence ATGGCATCGAAGCTGACCCCGAAGGCGTCCTTCTACCTCGGTTTCCTGCTGATCCTCAACGTCTTCAACTTCGCCCACCGCCAGATGCCGATCTCGCTCGGCTACCAGATCGAGAACGGGCTCGGCATCTCCCATGCCCAGCTCGGCCTGCTCATCGGCTTCGCGTTTGTCGCGTTGTACTCGGTGGCCGGCATGCTGTTCGGCACCGTGGCCGATCGCTGGAACCGGCCGCGCCTGATCGCCCTCGGCCTGAGCCTGTGGGCGGCGGCCACCGTGGTCTCGGGCCTGTCCCAGAGCTTCGTCCAGATCGCCCTGCTGCGGCTCCTGGTGGGCACCGGCGCCGCCGTCCTGACGCCGGCCGCGCTCGGCATGCTGGCGGACGTCTACCGCCCGGAGAAGAGGGCCTTCGCCGCGGGCGTCTACTACGGGGGCATCCCTCTCGGGGCCGGGCTCTCCCTGATCGTGGTGGCGCTGCTCGAGCCGGTCCTCGGCTGGCGCGCCTGCTTCTACGTCGCGGGAGCGGCCGGGCTGCTGCTGGTGCCGTTCATGCTGCTCCTGAAGGACCCTCCACGGGGCGGAGTGGAGGCAGCGGCGACGTCGCCCACCAGCCATCCCCCGGTCGCCCATCGGTCGACGGCCGAGGTGCTCGGTGAGATCGTGGGCGTGGCGAGGCGCTCGCCGGCCCTCGTCGCATCGGTGATCGGCAGCGTGATCGTGCTCTGGCCGATCAGCGCCTTGACCCTCGGCGTGACCTGGCTCCAGCTGGAGCGGGGATTCACCATGAGGCAGGCCGGGCTGTACAGCGGCGTGATCTTCCTGGTGGCCGGGTTTCTCGGCAACACGGTGGGCGGCTGGTTGAGCGACCTCTGCCACCGCCGCTGGCGCGGCGGGCGGCTGTGGTTCCTGGCGCTCGTCCAGCTGGTCATCGGCCCACCGGCCCTGGCCTGGTACGTGCTGCCCAAGGACTCGGTGTGGTTCTACGTGGTGTGGTTCGTCGGCAGCTTCGCCGCCACTGGCTACTTCGGTCCGATCTTCGCGACCGTTCAGGACCTGGTGCCGGCCCGGGTCCGCTCCACCATGGTGGGCGTGCTTCTGCTGCTGGTGAACCTGTTCGCCACCGGCCTCGCGCCCTGGGTGGCAGGCGCGATCGGCGACGCGACGACCCTCACCAGGGGCCTCGTGATCTGCACTCTGGTCGGGTTCCTGTCAGTGCCGTTCTTCGTCTTTGCCGCGCGGCGTTACGCCACCGACATCGGACGCCTCGGCCGATGA
- a CDS encoding CoA-transferase, which translates to MTEENGKLMTAKEAISRFVHDGDQLVIGNYTVGSCAELVYEVIRQGRKGLTLYSQSGIFDVEVLIGGGCVDRLVTAYVMRAGGKKGGSAAERALRAGTLQMEDLTNFDYNARLVAGMHGMTFIPVLEAIMATDLFRKRGFMGEDKYRVIDCPYTGKKILTVPAANPDVCIVHVQRADKFGNAQYWGAMGSVAAAALASQRIVVSCEEVVDHEIIQSSPHLTVIPAYRVNAVVEVPWGAHPTEVLGYYNFDSAMYGLFTVADSTAEGLQAWMDEWVYGCQDRTAYLDHYLSRFGSRPLANLKAKPYYSAPANYGAAVSSRWDRDGKEISTGLTLPEIETILRDRGKLYE; encoded by the coding sequence GTGACCGAGGAAAACGGAAAGCTCATGACCGCCAAGGAAGCGATCAGCCGTTTCGTCCATGACGGCGATCAGCTGGTGATCGGCAACTACACCGTCGGCAGCTGCGCGGAGCTCGTGTACGAGGTGATCCGCCAGGGCAGGAAGGGGCTCACGCTGTACTCGCAGTCCGGCATCTTCGATGTCGAGGTGCTGATCGGCGGGGGATGCGTGGACAGGCTCGTGACGGCGTACGTGATGCGCGCGGGTGGCAAGAAGGGCGGCTCCGCTGCCGAACGGGCGCTGCGGGCCGGAACGCTGCAGATGGAAGATCTCACCAACTTCGACTACAACGCGAGGCTGGTCGCCGGGATGCACGGCATGACCTTCATTCCGGTGCTCGAAGCAATCATGGCCACCGATCTCTTCCGGAAGCGAGGCTTCATGGGTGAAGACAAGTACCGGGTGATCGACTGCCCGTACACCGGCAAGAAGATCCTGACCGTGCCCGCGGCCAATCCGGATGTCTGCATCGTGCATGTGCAGCGCGCCGACAAGTTCGGCAACGCCCAGTACTGGGGCGCGATGGGGAGCGTCGCGGCGGCGGCCCTGGCGAGCCAGCGCATCGTCGTCTCCTGCGAGGAGGTCGTCGACCACGAGATCATCCAATCGAGTCCGCACCTCACCGTCATCCCCGCCTACCGCGTCAACGCGGTGGTCGAGGTCCCGTGGGGCGCGCATCCCACCGAGGTGCTGGGCTACTACAACTTCGACTCAGCGATGTACGGGCTGTTCACGGTCGCCGATTCCACCGCCGAGGGGCTCCAAGCCTGGATGGACGAATGGGTCTACGGTTGCCAGGACCGCACGGCCTACCTCGACCACTACCTCAGCAGGTTCGGGAGCCGGCCGCTCGCCAACCTCAAGGCAAAGCCGTACTACTCCGCTCCGGCCAACTACGGCGCGGCGGTGAGCTCCCGCTGGGACCGCGACGGCAAGGAGATCTCCACCGGCCTCACCCTCCCCGAGATCGAGACCATTCTGAGAGACAGGGGGAAGCTCTATGAGTAA
- a CDS encoding carboxylesterase family protein — MSASTCLRSARPFARPASARWSIAALALVVGSLACSPTATLDAPTVVADGEVLLGAFVGDGTAEAVFRGIPYAAPPVGELRWQPPAPITPREGVQRATEFAPVCVQATESASFYRHIAETLGKDPALVSGPGPGSEDCLYLNVWTPNLGGEDLVPVMVWIHGGGNANGVAAAAQTDGANLARRGVVVVTISYRLNVFGFLAHPALSAESEHGSSGNYALLDQVAALQWVQRNVAAFGGDPGRVMVFGESAGATDVAYLLASPLARGLFHRAAIQSGGFAVSDFRTLGEAEAVGASFAQALGVADAPDVLEAMRAAPAEDVRRAWLSTKHVGGNAPNVDGWVLPDATGRRFDEGKHSQVPLIIGFNADEWTTLRHYWPDVTLDGLRQVLGAVYGPLADRAMELYPAATDAEAVAVADRWQTEWYFACPSRYIAERMARAGGPVYLYVFSRAVQAPGGERLGAYHGAEIPYVWDNLAVETWVPRQPHDQELASAMSAAWLRFAATGDPNGGGLPTWPLYRSGEEGFLQFGDTISAGSGVRREACALFEDLQSMRLARGR; from the coding sequence GTGTCAGCATCCACCTGTCTTCGCAGCGCGCGCCCGTTCGCGCGACCGGCCTCGGCTCGGTGGTCCATCGCCGCGCTCGCGCTCGTCGTCGGCTCGCTGGCCTGCTCGCCGACGGCGACGCTCGATGCGCCGACGGTTGTCGCGGACGGTGAGGTCCTGCTCGGTGCGTTTGTCGGCGACGGCACGGCCGAGGCCGTGTTCCGGGGCATCCCGTACGCCGCGCCGCCGGTCGGTGAACTGCGCTGGCAGCCGCCGGCGCCGATCACGCCGCGGGAGGGCGTGCAGCGGGCGACCGAGTTCGCGCCGGTGTGCGTCCAGGCCACCGAGAGCGCCAGCTTCTACCGGCATATCGCCGAGACGCTGGGCAAGGACCCGGCGCTGGTATCGGGGCCCGGCCCTGGCAGCGAGGACTGCCTGTATCTCAACGTCTGGACCCCGAACCTCGGCGGCGAAGACCTCGTCCCGGTGATGGTCTGGATCCACGGCGGCGGCAACGCGAACGGTGTCGCGGCCGCGGCCCAGACCGACGGCGCCAATCTCGCCCGCCGGGGAGTGGTGGTGGTGACCATCAGCTACCGCCTGAATGTGTTCGGGTTCCTCGCCCATCCCGCGCTGTCAGCGGAGTCCGAGCACGGATCGTCGGGCAACTACGCGCTGCTCGACCAGGTCGCGGCTCTTCAGTGGGTGCAGCGGAACGTCGCCGCCTTCGGCGGGGACCCGGGCCGGGTGATGGTGTTCGGCGAGTCGGCCGGCGCGACCGACGTCGCCTACCTGCTGGCGTCGCCCCTCGCCCGCGGCCTCTTCCATCGTGCCGCGATCCAGAGCGGTGGCTTCGCGGTGAGCGACTTTCGAACCCTGGGCGAGGCGGAAGCGGTGGGTGCGAGCTTCGCGCAGGCCCTCGGGGTGGCCGACGCGCCCGACGTCCTCGAGGCCATGCGCGCCGCGCCTGCGGAGGACGTCCGCCGGGCCTGGCTCAGCACCAAGCACGTCGGCGGCAATGCTCCCAACGTCGACGGATGGGTGCTCCCCGACGCGACCGGCAGGCGGTTCGACGAGGGCAAGCACAGCCAGGTGCCGCTGATCATCGGGTTCAACGCCGACGAGTGGACCACCCTGCGTCACTACTGGCCCGACGTCACGCTCGACGGTCTCAGGCAGGTGCTCGGTGCGGTCTACGGCCCGCTCGCCGACCGGGCGATGGAGCTGTACCCGGCCGCCACGGACGCCGAGGCGGTGGCCGTCGCGGACCGCTGGCAGACGGAGTGGTACTTCGCGTGCCCGTCCCGGTACATCGCGGAGCGAATGGCGCGGGCCGGCGGACCGGTCTACTTGTACGTGTTCAGCCGGGCCGTTCAGGCGCCCGGGGGTGAACGGCTCGGCGCCTATCACGGGGCCGAGATCCCCTACGTCTGGGACAACCTGGCCGTCGAGACCTGGGTGCCGCGCCAGCCCCACGACCAGGAGTTGGCCAGCGCCATGAGCGCGGCCTGGCTGCGCTTCGCGGCCACCGGAGATCCGAACGGCGGCGGGCTGCCGACCTGGCCGCTCTACCGCAGCGGGGAGGAGGGGTTCCTCCAGTTCGGCGACACGATCAGCGCCGGGTCGGGGGTCCGACGAGAAGCCTGCGCACTGTTCGAGGATCTCCAGTCGATGCGGTTGGCGAGGGGCCGCTGA
- a CDS encoding CoA-transferase, translating to MSKPYTLQELLIIAVAKEIHDYENVVLGVGLPTTAGALAKALYAPHATLFMESGIVDFEPLLPLNNIADAHACRGFSYATDLYSAFTMTYRGFVDVCFLGVGQIDKHGNVNTTVVGDYYKPTLRLPGSGGAPSFLSYAKRTVLTMLGGSFVDKLDYLTSPGYLDGGDSRERSGLFPKGSGPSMVLTTKGVFRFDPATKEIYLAQIHPKVRVEDVKKDVPWDLKVADDLSQTPPPTDDEIDFIRRFAPNMSMGRELTLELTLANMLRASQ from the coding sequence ATGAGTAAGCCGTACACCCTTCAGGAGCTGCTGATCATCGCCGTCGCCAAGGAGATCCACGATTACGAGAACGTGGTTCTCGGCGTCGGGCTGCCGACGACCGCGGGCGCGCTGGCCAAGGCGCTCTACGCGCCGCACGCGACACTCTTCATGGAGTCGGGGATCGTCGACTTCGAACCACTGCTCCCCCTCAACAACATCGCCGACGCGCACGCGTGCCGGGGCTTCTCGTACGCCACGGATCTCTACTCCGCCTTCACCATGACGTACCGCGGTTTCGTGGACGTCTGCTTCCTCGGCGTCGGTCAGATCGACAAGCACGGCAATGTCAACACCACGGTCGTCGGCGATTACTACAAGCCGACGCTCCGGCTGCCGGGCTCGGGCGGCGCCCCCAGCTTCCTCTCGTACGCCAAGAGAACCGTGCTCACCATGCTGGGCGGCAGCTTCGTCGACAAGCTCGACTACCTGACATCCCCGGGCTACCTTGACGGCGGTGACAGCCGCGAACGGTCCGGCCTCTTCCCGAAGGGATCCGGGCCCTCCATGGTGCTCACGACCAAGGGCGTGTTCCGGTTCGATCCCGCCACCAAGGAGATCTACCTGGCGCAGATTCACCCGAAGGTTCGGGTCGAGGACGTGAAGAAGGACGTGCCCTGGGACCTGAAGGTCGCCGATGACCTCTCCCAGACTCCGCCTCCGACGGATGATGAGATCGACTTCATCCGCCGGTTCGCCCCCAACATGTCGATGGGCCGCGAGCTCACGCTGGAGCTGACCTTGGCGAACATGTTGAGGGCGAGCCAGTAG